Within the Epinephelus lanceolatus isolate andai-2023 chromosome 22, ASM4190304v1, whole genome shotgun sequence genome, the region TGACTCTGGGTGTGATCAGTGGTGCAAAAGCTTTGGAAGTTTCAAACAGAAAAGGTCGGTGAAACAAAAGATGTGTCCCAGCTCCACACCCCAATCTGATAAATATGATGTGCTACTGTAAATAAAGATCTCTATGATACTAAATCAATTTGCAACTTTCAAACACCCCTGCTggttaaagtggaaacagagaaATAGCATTTTCAAGTGGTACTAGACATTTGGATCACTTTCTGTTTGCCTCAGAGCCTGGAAACTACCACAGTTTCTTTGGTTGTTCCGCAGTCCGCCATTTTCACTACTGGCgatagtaactgcaaagaaTGTACAATGATACTCTTTGACAACTGGAGAAAGCTACAGAGGACAACAAAAAGtgctatcctcttcctgttttggttgttcAATAgttgacacactttgtttttttgctgtagATCGAGCCTTCATTTTCCAGGGAGATCGTACCCAGGGGCATGAAGAAACTGCAAAGTTAAAGCGAGGCCGATAGGAAACAAATTTAAACACAGATAGTGTCAGTATTGTGGCAGACAGCCATTACATTGTGCGCTCACcatttgctttgtaatgataagtttaagaaaacaaaaacttgtctgtttccactttaaagaGCCGTGTGGTCAAATAtttaattctttgttttttggtttaCGAAAAAATCTCCAATTGTCCACAATTTAATTAAATCTTTTCCCGGCAAACTTCTCTGTTTGCTTTGTGCATTACATTGTACAACTAGTACACTTCAATTACAAATTCCTGTTTGTTATGATTTGGGTCATTTCTGCTTCTAGATTGCTCAAACTCCAAAAcactaatattttttaaattgacaCCGTTGTGATTCCAGTCAGATCTTTATCAGGTCAAATTGTTTGAAGATATGTCGTGCATATAGGTATGCCTCTGCTATTGTGATAACATTGTGTTAAGGGCAACAGGAACACAACATTCCTTTCCAATGTGAGCACACTAGATATACAGAACCTGGAGGTAACTGTGTAATATGAAACTGGGACACAGCTAATGCTTCTCAGCTTGGTGTTAAGTTACTCTGAAGCTGACATATGTTGTGGCATATAGATCTTTCTGGTTGACCTTTTTCAAACCAATTCTGTAACCCGTAGAGAGAGATAAAAATCAAATCTTTTAATGCAGCAGATAGGGTCATGACGACATGGGACATGCACTTTAATCCATCAGAGGGCAAAATGCACAGATTAACCCACATCCCGTTCCTCTGAGATCATTATAAAATGCATCTTGGTGACAGAGTGGGGTATGAATTTAAAGAGGGCAGAGATCCAGAGCTGAATCTTAGTCTATGCCACCCGGTAGGCGGTCATGCGGTAGTAGTTCTGACTGTGGCTGCGTGCCGCCCACACCAGCAGCGCGGCGGCCATCATGTGAAGTGGCGAAGAAATCAGGGCCAAGTAGAGGGACCAGCCCAGAGAGCCATCCACCTTATCAGGCAGCATTGACACCCTGTGGAGCAGATCCATCCCCGCCAGGTAGCAGCACACTGTGGCCAAAGTGCAGAGGCCTGTAGGGCACAAAATGAGGGGGTGTTtttacacgtttttttttttttttttttttggcaataaAACccaaacaatgagctgaaataCACTGAAACAAAGACGTaggctgtaaaaaaaacaaaaacttgtgATGCCTTCCATGCATCTGCCCCAGGTGCACAATGAATAGATTCAAGCTAAGGTGTGATCATGACGCTGCCAACTGACTTCAAACTGGCATGACTGGAATGACTAAGAAAGGCCTGTGCCAAAACATTTCAGTTGCAACATTCAGTATGCTCCTTGCAAACAACTTGACTGTTTTGTTATCTCATAATGGAATTTGACATTAAGTAGCCCAGTGATTCTTCTAGCCACACTTGATGCTTGGCTTGAGCGATGGCAATGTCAGTGAGTTGGTGCACCACTTTGGTCCGTACTGAACGATCAGAAGAGTTGCCATGAAAGTTTGTACAGACACCCAAGGTCCCTGGAGGATGAATCCTTCTGTCTCTGGTGATCCTATGACTTTTCATCTAACTACATCATCAGGCCAGTATCAAATAGCAACCTCCGGGGTTGAAAAATAAAGCTGcggaagtgctaaaaactgcaggtcCTCATATGGCTACAtcaggctggctccaaaagcgagtcagtgttaaaatgcccaacttcacagcagaaataaacatgtttacagcctggtacaaaaagctattttggtctctgtagctaccgtccccattcatgacaactgtacaggtgtgaatttgtATACCTcatccatttacatttttttaagggttaaaggctgtctgcaaggcatcacccaaatatggtcacttctggctccaaaaatctaCCATttcgacggccaaaatgccaaacttgaggctacGAAATGCGAGTACACAATCTACAGTCTATGGTCAAACTCCAATTTGTCTCATTCTCACCAGCCTcagttgtactttgtgtttattgCTGATGAGTAAATGTTAGTTTTATAATGTTTATACCATACtgaacattatacctgcttaacgtcagcatgttagcattgttattTTGAGCATGTtggcatgctgatgttagcatttagctcaaagcacagccTCGCAATGaggctagcatggctgtagattCTGTTTTGTGTAATCTTTCACTTACAAAAACCTGTAACAATATACTTTGTTTGCTCTTCTAGCCAGTGCCGTACCTAGCACATTTGGCGCCCTCGGCAAGCATCCCCTTTATTTGGGTGTGGTGGCAGTCCGCCTCTAGGTGGCACCCTAGGCAGCTGCCTGTGTCACCTTTAGAAAGATCTGCTGTTGCTTTTATCAGGTGTGTTCTGACTAGTGGATTTAGGGAAATTAACGTCTTCCCACAGTTTTTATTTGCTGTATGTTTATGCTTGACCAGATTATttacaataaaactaaataaactgGACGTGTTAAATTCTAAACATGCTTTCTGACACTGGGATTcaaactgaagctgctgtgaCTCAGACTTAAAAACCAAAAGCTTGGACAATTCAAGCTCAAACTACATTAACACAATTAAATTTACTTTGTTTTCAGATGTCGGTCCTTGAAAACTGGCCAAGCTTAACAACCTAAATGACTCATATGGTAAAAACTGACAGTTACAAGTAAGCTGTTAGGTGCAGCTGAACAGGTCTTACCAGCCAGCAGGTGAAGCAATCCTATGCCAAGGGTGGGGGTGAGGCTTCGACAGAGGCAGGCACAGAACCCAGTCAGGCCTGCCAGCACAACCAGACCCAGGGACACCAGTGGCAGCAGAAACTGGCACCTCCACAAGTctatgcacacagacacagagaggcatGAATCCGTGGGCATCACAGTTACTGAGGTTTTCATTTACTCACCTTCTTATGCATGACAGAAGAAGCTGCTTTGATTGGGGGCAATGTATTATTCAACATCCCATATTGGTCATCATTAATGCACTACGCAGAGAGCAGGCTGAATCTGGTGCACATTTTCTTACAGCTTCATGCAACAATATTTAGATAAGGGTAAACGTCTTGTGACTGAACTTACAGGTGCGCAGCATGTCCTCTCCACTGTTGTGGTTGCCTGGTTCTTTATACTTGGGAGTGAACTGCTGAGGTAGAGTGAAGCTTCGACACTCCAGCATCATCTTGGCATCTGGAAAAAGGTTGCAAAGAGCCAGTGTCTGAGCATGTCATATACTAATAGTACATACTTTTTCTTGTAATTCTTGTGTGTATTTTCTACCTTCTGTGGACAAACTGTAGCAGATGAATAAAGTCGACTTGCAGAGACCAAGTATGTATGgatatatttttcaaaatgcacaaaaaaagttgaaaattttaattgatttcattaatatttttgcCTGTCTAGAGTGTAAGTCTCCTGTATTATATATTTCTAAGGGAACAAAATAAGGAATGGTGATATTTGACTTTCTCTATCTTTCACCCAGCCCCTCTTTACTGATACTTTTTTATGCTGATTTTTTATGATGAAAGAATATCCATGTTTTTTCCAGCTGATATCAATATTTAGTTTTAACAGCACCATGCATAAAGATAGCaattttttgttatgtttgctGACAGCTAAAATGCTCTATCACTGCAACCAACACAGTTGCCATTATTTCTCCATTAAGTCAAGATGAAATACTTACAATTGTACATAATATGGGCTGATTcatagaaaaacagattttttaagtgtattttatGCCATGAACAGAGTTAGAGATGAGTTATTGTGATCAAATGATAAGTAGACTGAGAGAAAATTCTTCGTCAACAATTGTGATCATCGATTGTTCCTTTAAGTCATtttcaaaaatgccaaaaacacaCCGGTACCAACTTCACAAATGTGAACACTGGCTATTTTACAGTTAA harbors:
- the LOC117246421 gene encoding claudin domain-containing protein 1-like — its product is MVDNRYATALVIACVLSILATVYLSVAIGTQHWYQYSSPTVRGEANVSELRSLYEEFMDGEFDEKTYSDTLFRLNGTVGLWWRCVLVPANAHWYKEPDAKMMLECRSFTLPQQFTPKYKEPGNHNSGEDMLRTYLWRCQFLLPLVSLGLVVLAGLTGFCACLCRSLTPTLGIGLLHLLAGLCTLATVCCYLAGMDLLHRVSMLPDKVDGSLGWSLYLALISSPLHMMAAALLVWAARSHSQNYYRMTAYRVA